The following are from one region of the Candidatus Eisenbacteria bacterium genome:
- a CDS encoding SDR family oxidoreductase produces the protein MSENEARGRPLAGRVALVTGAGRRIGRAIALRLAREGARVAVHYDQSAREAEATAREAGEGACAFRADLRSVEEIRRLAETVLDRMGRIDFLVNNASTFGRTPFFETAEEEWDLFHDVNLKAVFFLTQAVASRMNEGVIVNIADTGGVRLWPGYLAYGASKAGLIGLTRGLAAALAPRIRVNAILPGPILPPEARGVETMEEAISKTLLKRAGSPDDIASAVRFLLVEGTFITGAALPVDGGRLAAGE, from the coding sequence GTGAGCGAAAACGAAGCGAGAGGGAGGCCGCTCGCCGGCCGCGTGGCGCTCGTCACCGGCGCGGGGCGGCGCATCGGAAGGGCGATCGCGCTCCGCCTCGCCCGCGAGGGGGCGCGCGTGGCGGTTCACTACGACCAATCCGCGAGGGAGGCCGAGGCGACGGCGCGCGAGGCCGGGGAAGGTGCTTGTGCGTTCCGCGCGGACCTCCGTTCGGTGGAGGAGATCCGGCGCCTCGCGGAGACGGTTCTGGACCGGATGGGCCGCATCGACTTTCTCGTGAACAACGCCTCCACGTTCGGAAGGACTCCGTTCTTTGAGACGGCCGAGGAGGAGTGGGATCTCTTCCACGACGTCAACCTCAAGGCGGTCTTCTTCCTCACGCAAGCGGTTGCTTCCCGCATGAACGAAGGAGTGATCGTCAACATCGCCGACACTGGCGGCGTCCGTCTCTGGCCGGGCTATCTCGCGTACGGGGCCTCCAAGGCGGGGCTCATCGGCCTCACACGGGGGCTCGCCGCCGCGCTCGCGCCGCGGATTCGCGTGAACGCGATTCTTCCGGGTCCGATTCTCCCGCCGGAGGCTCGAGGGGTCGAGACGATGGAAGAAGCGATCTCGAAGACGCTCTTGAAACGCGCGGGGTCTCCCGACGACATCGCCTCCGCCGTTCGCTTCCTCCTCGTGGAGGGAACGTTCATCACCGGCGCCGCCCTTCCGGTGGACGGAGGAAGGCTCGCCGCGGGCGAGTAG